TTTAAGACATCTACTCTGACAAGACCTCCCCAGAATATTAAATAGCCATTCAAATCATTGGAATTTCCTTGCCTGGTTGTTCCACTTCCAGAAACCTGAGAATTCTGGAGGGATAAGAAACAGTCAACAACTCAAAGATACCAAAGGAAAAAACAAGAGAAAGAAAAGCAATTAACTTACAGGCAAAGATTGACCCCTAAGCCGACTTTGAGGAGCAAGAGAAGGTAGGTCTTCTGAATGAACGACAGCGGCTTGCCTATGATGGAGATGAACTCCAGGTGTGTCGTATAATTTCTGCAGATAACAGAATGTTACTGTACTAAACTCTGAAAGGCCATTGGTAATATACAGATACTATAGCATACCCCTCCTCCTAGGAAAGCGTTGATTTGAATTGAACCCAGGGTAGTTCCAGGGACAGCAGACTGTATTGGTTTGTACTTTTGCGCTGATGCAGCAACTGGATCCTTTTCCGCCATCAGTTCTGGTATAACGGTAATACAGTATTAACAAAAGTCAGTTCAAAAGAAGAATAACTCATTTAGAAAAATAAATCCTGGCATTTATCTTTGTGAACAGAATTGCTATGAACTTCATAGCAACAAAACATATCAGATGTCAACTAATGAACCTACTCAGTAAAGCACTGATAAAAGCTGATTTCCCAACATTTGCGGAGCCCTGTAGCAAAAGGTAAGCTAAACTATCAGATGCAAACGCATTTTTTATAGGTCAATGCAAACGCATTTTTTATAGGTCAATCCAAGTATGCACCAACTAGAGGATAATCGATACAGAAGGCAAAACAAGATATGACAACTCTTTTGTTTTACTTCCTTTTACAAGCATACTCAAATAGAAATCAGCAACATGACTTGACTGGGCATGAAAGATTTTCATGGATAAAATACCAGTAAAAAAGCATGTGCTGATTCAAAATCTTATTGAAGTTCCATACAGTCAACAGGTTAAAATCTCAAATGTGATTGAGAATCAAATCAAATTCATAGCAGTTCACAAGAAACCACACACTCCAAGAGCAAGGATAAGTAGAAAAAAAAATTCAGGTTCTGAGAAGTGTTAAATTCACTTGACAAAACCAATACTCAGTACTAAGTAAGTAAACTTCCAGAGTTCCCATCAAGAAGCTCACCATAACATACACGTCCCGCCCCTGCACCAAAAAATAACCAAAGAACTCAGTTTGAAGTTCCTGTAAATGATAGATGTTCATACTTATTTCATTCAACAGGAAGTACAAATTTACAATGTATAAACCTATTTCTTCTGTTGGCTATAATTAAATAACTTATATCAATGGCTTTAGTCAGATCAATGAATTTCACACATGAAGATGCACATACACTGAGAAGTAAATACCTTTTTTTCCATTTGAATCTCTGATGCAACTCCAGCTACTCCAACCAAAGACTTTGAACTCATCAGATGAATGCTCAAAACACTGCAAATAAGCATCAAGGACACTCTTTTAAAAAGACACCATATAAAATAAGTAAAAGCAAAGGCTAAGGAAACAAATCTTACTTAAGCTTCTTCTTTACAGTGGCCTCTACAACCCCATCACCAATGCAATTAAAATCAGTCCCCTTGGGAAGTAAATCAATCTGTCATTCGAAAAGCGCAATTAGAAAGCTGCGTGCATCAATGTCATGTTACATAAGTTACATAAGTACAAATGAGAAGCTTAATACCTTAGTAATGACTAATATTATGGGATTCGCACCGGCCAGATCACGCATACGAGCCAAAAAGCTACCATTGAAGTCCACAATATCAACCTACATTCCAATAACCATTTAAAAACAACCTACATTTCGCAACGCAACTCACTCAAAACTAAATGCCAGCACGTAGTATACCAATTTAACTATCAGCGCTCTCTCGTAGCCCAAATGCGAGAGCTCTCATTCTCGTAGCCCAAATCCAATTTAATTAATATCATATTTTGTGGAGGAAAAGGATGTGATCAACAGTTTTGAGCATTAGGAGACCTGCAGATGGAAGAAATAAAACGTTAGATGTGGAAAACAGAGGAAAGTTTGACAAGCTTCAACATGTTCCCTCGCTTTTCTACATGTATTTGATAACATTATCATCAGTGCGGATGTTGTCTCAAATTACAAGTGCGTACCTGGAAACGGCTCCATCGAGGACTGTTGGTTTTCTCTTATATGTCTTCGAAATTAATTACTACCTCAGGGATGTGTCCTATCTTGTGCCGGTATCGTCCTTTGTATCTCTGTTCAAGGAGAGGACAGTTGTGAATACGAAGTTCTGAAAGAGGCAGGCCTTCCTCCACTGGAAGGGTTGTAAGCTTCGGACAGTTCCTGATCCGAATACTTTCAAGAGAGGTGAGGAATTGAAAGCCCTTGCTCAGTTTCTTTAGATTTGGGAAGTCTACAATACTCAAAACAACAAGAGATCTGGGAAGCAGTATCTCCGTCTCCTTTGAATTCTCAGCAGCTGGTGGAAATGACACCAGACCTCCATCATCTTCACCCCATAGACACAAATATCTCAAAGAGGCGAGTCTCTGCAACCCTTGAGATTCCATCAGCGCCTTACAATTCTTGATCTTGTGAATTTCCAGTGATGTTAGGTTGGTGGGGAAGGAAGTTGTAGTTGTCAAACCTTCAAAGTAATCAATTTCCAATGTCTCGGTGTGCATCATGTCTCTCGCCAACTGTGCCACCTCCAATTTATCGCAATTTACGATCCGTATCATTCTCGGCCACACATTCATTCTCGGCAACGAAATAAGACTTTGACAATACAAAACAGTTAATGACTGAAGATTGGTGAGGTGGCACAGTCCCTCGGGTAAGGATTTCAGGTTTGGGCAGTGAAAGATGAAAATTTGTTCGACTTGCCAGCTGTCATCGAGGAACCTCTCAGTTATTAGCTCCAGCTGTCCACAACTCACTATCCGAAGCTGTTTAAGAGACCTGGGTAATTGACTTTTGCATGATAAGCACATCAAAGAGGGACAATTCTCTATCGTCAAACTCTCAAGACAAGAAGAAGAAGAACCGTTACCCACCTCCTCCTCTTTCTCTATTAATGACTTCAAATTCCCACAATTCCTAATCTTTATTCTTTTTAGGCTGAGAGGAATCTGGTATTTTGCAAAGTGCAACAGAGATTCGCAGTCATGAATCACTATGTCTTGGAGACAAGGTGGCAGACCAACATCCGGAAAAGAAACAAGACTTGAACATTCACTTATGTGCAGCTCTTGAAGACAAGGTGGCAGACCAACATCCGGAAAAGAAACAAGACTTGAACATTTAATTATTCGGAGCTCTTTAAGTGATGTAAGGTGATGATATCCTTCAGGCACCATCAAAAGCCTTCCACACTCGATTAACGCCAGACGTTCAATCTTGCAATCCAGGATTTGCAATTGCACCAACTGCTCTGCTTCAATCCCTAGCTTTTCAACAAGGATCGAGTTGTCTTCGATACACAGACGACCAAGAGAAATCAAGTGTTGCAGTAATCTATCCTCATTTTGAAAGCAACATGTAAGCTCCTCACAACCAGTGATCCTCAACTCTTTAACATTTTTCAAGCTTTTCATGAACGCCACTGTTTGGAATCTCAATTCTGATACATTTGAAAATGTCAAACTCTCTAGTAAGTCAAACTGAACTGTACTTGTGTCGTACACCACCATCTTGCACTTTTCAATGTTTGATCGGTGAAGCTGTTTATATTTGGATACTGAAACCACCAATTCCTCACATCCGCAAATCTCAAGCTGTGCTAATGAATCAAGCTTCTCCGGTAAATCACCCTCCAATTTGGAGCAGTCCTTGATGGAAAGCTTTTTCAGGCAAGAGAAAACTTCAACACCCTCACTTTGTTGGCAATGAGACCACTTCTTCCAATTTTTCAGATAATGCAACTCCAGGGTCTCTAAAACATGAAACGGCAGGTCACTTTCTCCATAAAACTCAACACCAACACTCTCAACTGCATCCATTTCTTGTACACAAAGTTCTTTGAGACAAGGCAACTGTCCGAATGGTGGCAAGAATTGACAATGATTACAACCTTCTAACCTTACCCGCACCATTTTAGTGAATGAAGGATTCCCAATCCATGTTGAAAATTTCAATCCACCATAACCTTTGATGGTGAGATTTTTGAGCTTGCTATGAGGTTGTAACATGCCAAGCACAATTGCTGCATCTTCTGTTGAGACACTCGAAGAAGACCATTCAAGAAATAGGGCTTCAAGCCTTTCCTTGCTCTTTAAGTTGGCACTCCTGGCATCCTCGACACAAATCACATTTTCTAGTCTTGAGATGTGCAATGTCCCTTGCAGATGCAATAATGACTCAATCTCTCTTACTCCTGATCCACTACCTTTGCCAATAACAAACTCAGGCAATGTTTGGAGGTTAGTCAATTGACCAAGCTGAGGAGGCATTTCTTCCAATGAATCTGTACCTGAATTGTTGAGATGACGCAAATTAACTAGGTTTCTCATGCTTGTGGGCAGTGCCTTCAACTTGTCACAACTTTTCAATAACAATGTCTGCAAGTTGTACAGAGTTGTTGTCGAGTCTGGCAAACTTCTTATCCGAGTGTGGGAGAGATCAAGATAACGTAGATGCTTCAATTCACTGATTGTATTCGGCAACTCGATTATTTGATAACTTTTCAAAGAGAGGAGTCGTAAGTAATGGAGTTTGGGAAATAAATCAGAAGTAACCTTATGAGCCAGATAATGACCATATGAAGGTGAAAGTGGTAAGAACGTTCGCAAAGATGTAGCTTCAGAATAGACCTCGAACTTCTTAACCCCATCATACGCACCAAGAATGTAAGACGAATGACGAACCTTGGGCAAACATGTACGTTGCTGCGAGTCATAATTCTGCATATCCTCCAATCTAGAACATGAGCTTCCTGCAGCCCAACGTGCCAATTCAGTAACCAGGTCATGCATTATGTATTTCGACTCTGTTTTGCTTGATTTTTGAAATAATGACCTGGACACCAACTCTTGAAAATAGTCACGTCCCAAATCTTCCATTTGCTCATGTTCTTTGGGCGGAATCAAACCTTCTGCCATCCACCAAAGGATCAATTGCATCTCCTCAAATTCATAATCATTTGGAAGTATTCCACAGTAGGAGAAACACCGTTTCAAAGTCGAAGGGAGATAATGATAGCTCAGTTTCAATGCTGGAAGGATTT
Above is a window of Fragaria vesca subsp. vesca linkage group LG7, FraVesHawaii_1.0, whole genome shotgun sequence DNA encoding:
- the LOC101311236 gene encoding putative nitric oxide synthase-like, with the protein product MEPFPGLLMLKTVDIVDFNGSFLARMRDLAGANPIILVITKIDLLPKGTDFNCIGDGVVEATVKKKLNVLSIHLMSSKSLVGVAGVASEIQMEKKGRDVYVMVSFLMGTLEVYLLSTEYWFCQGSANVGKSAFISALLSRFIS